In Toxoplasma gondii ME49 chromosome X, whole genome shotgun sequence, a single genomic region encodes these proteins:
- a CDS encoding cytidine and deoxycytidylate deaminase zinc-binding region domain-containing protein (encoded by transcript TGME49_215750), which yields MTLESVPLRDLHASPFSSSFPMALAAEDKPVSASRPTVSGCSPVELHGVSSRAPSPSPLRPSLSKVLVESFAALQKQEGSAIPHLEEVVDEIFQLHAPPLISLHALAAPPRLCSKLLQLLQKHHPLQFAETSRTGSREDAKDAEETGGEKEENGEASGTQAKDGEEDVCVFVPWWKREGRRVALHFLKRCRKTERGGPVLLLLGTHPQKLHDEVLDCLRTCAPPVLPAACDTAVSPCNCAAPVFQSSCSPSQCQARGADASYASPLSSPLEAVSSPPALAASYFVHVAVPSVPPVTTVQQRLWGEVWPCYLNKTKPSGPKEGTGGDQHEGKVRAGPGEGEREVSASASIRQELLTPLELSEEEKKTHMFFLNAAMEISRHEGRSACIITYTPDTHLRKSQLPPSRKRQRGRTENETVTDTNKEAYCTLGHATVEKNGVENTVKDAVVTECTLNTSDQEWQEASASTIVTPSAGSNSDAKWVTNGCEANFGADACDLDRNTSKLGRAVEEAFVTCMGSRLANSHEAVNDDCDSNAAGWHKCNMPKVVAACVDGTGPRMPLMHATMRAIGCVGEKLRRIFAEPDRDSARERELEATNQPENGSGVTGNASDLEDVSEGNYYCQGCVVYCSHEPCVLCAMALIHSRIKLLFFVHDNNVHGGITRGRLHLDRRLNHGYRVLCLRTNKGATSDQKGK from the exons ATGACACTTGAATCTGTCCCTCTCCGTGACCTGCATGCGTcacctttctcctcgtcatTCCCTATGGCTCTCGCAGCTGAAGACaagcctgtctctgcctcccgcCCCACAGTCTCTGGCTGTTCTCCCGTCGAGCTTCATGGCGTCTCCTCACGCGCCCCGtcgccctctcctctccgtccctCGCTGTCCAAAGTCCTTGTCGAGTCCTTTGCGGCCctgcagaagcaggaaggCTCTGCTATCCCGCACCTCGAGGAAGTGGTCGACGAGATTTtccaactgcatgcgccgcccCTGAtttcgttgcatgcgctaGCTGCGCCCCCTCGGCTCTGCAGCAagcttctgcagctgctgcagaagcATCACCCTCTTCAGTTTGCAGAGACAAGCCGGacaggcagcagagaggatGCGAAGGAcgctgaggagacaggtggtgaaaaagaagagaacggagaagcaaGTGGAACGCAGGCaaaggacggagaggaagatgtgtgtgtattcGTACCTtggtggaagagagagggaagacgcgTTGCCCTCCACTTCCTCaaaagatgcagaaagacagaacgaggaggGCCGGTCCTCCTTCTGCTCGGTACACATCCACAG AAGCTCCATGACGAGGTCCTCGACTGTCTCCGAACCTGCGCTCCGCCGGTGCTtcctgctgcatgcgacacAGCTGTGTCCCCGTGTAACTGTGCAGCTCCCGTCTTCCAGTCATCTTGTTCACCTTCCCAGTGTCAGGCTCGTGGCGCTGATGCGTCGTATGCCTCTCCGCTTTCGTCTCCCCTCGAAGCCGTTTCTTCGCCGCCGGCGCTTGCGGCCTCGTACTTCGTCCACGTCGCTGTGCCGTCAGTTCCGCCAGTGACAACAGTGCAGCAGAGACTGTGGGGAGAGGTATGGCCATGCTACCTGAACAAGACGAAGCCTAGCGGCCCGAAAGAAGGCACTGGAGGCGACCAGCATGAGGGCAAGGTGCGAGCCGGGCctggcgaaggcgagagagaagtcagCGCGAGCGCCAGCATTCGTCAGGAACTTTTGACCCCCCTCGAGCTgtcagaggaggagaaaaagacgcatATGTTCTTTCTCAACGCGGCCATGGAAA TAAGCAGGCATGAAGGCCGCAGTGCGTGCATCATTACATACACGCCCGACACGCATCTCCGGAAAAGCCAGCTTCCACCCTCGAGGAAGCGGCAACGTGGGCGTACTGAAAATGAAACTGTcacagacacaaacaaaGAGGCTTACTGCACACTTGGACACGCAAcagtggagaaaaacggcGTAGAAAACACCGTAAAAGATGCCGTTGTGACTGAATGCACCTTAAATACGTCTGATCAGGAGTGGCAGGAGGCTTCTGCGTCCACTATAGTTACTCCCAGTGCCGGTTCGAACTCAGACGCGAAATGGGTCACAAATGGCTGTGAGGCGAATTTTGGTGCTGACGCGTGTGATTTGGACAGAAATACCAGCAAACTTGGAAGAGCTGTAGAAGAAGCATTTGTAACCTGCATGGGTAGTCGTCTTGCGAATTCGCATGAGGCTGTGAACGATGATTGCGATTCGAACGCGGCCGGATGGCACAAATGCAATATGCCTAAAGTTGTCGCTGCATGTGTCGACGGTACTGGACCGCGAATGCCCCTGATGCACGCAACTATGAGAGCGATAGGCTGTGTGGGAGAGAAGCTCCGGCGCATTTTCGCAGAACCCGACAGAGACTCTGctagagaaagagaactcgAAGCAACAAACCAACCGGAAAACGGTTCAGGGGTAACGGGGAACGCATCAGATCTCGAAGACGTGAGCGAAGGGAATTACTACTGTCAGGGGTGCGTGGTGTACTGCTCTCATGAGCCCTGCGTTTTGTGTGCCATGGCACTCATTCACTCCCGGATCAAATTGCTATTTTTTGTTCATGACAACAATGTTCATGGGGGGATCACCCGGGGGCGCCTGCATCTGGATCGCAGGCTCAACCACGGCTACCGGGTTCTCTGTTTGAGGACGAATAAGGGAGCTACCAGCGACCAGAAAGGCAAATGA